A window of the Blattabacterium cuenoti genome harbors these coding sequences:
- the ftsY gene encoding signal recognition particle-docking protein FtsY has product MFFKKKEKNKIFDHELKKTRESFFYKIRNIFLKKSKIDINVIDHIEEILLSADIGTETTIKIISNLEKRIQKEKYKNTQDIYNILKKEIENIFIDIQNVGLEKKITKNNKKPYVILIVGVNGVGKTTTIGKLAFLLKKKGFHVVIGAADTFRAAAIDQLEIWANKAGVPLIKQHMHADPASVAYDTLQSAKSKKKDVVLIDTAGRLQNRISLMEELSKINRVMKKIISESPHETILILDATTGQNAFEQVRQFTSFVQISSIILTKIEGTAKGGVGIGIMDQFKIPIQYLGIGEKIQDLKIFDGKKFVDYFFEYRSN; this is encoded by the coding sequence ATGTTTTTTAAAAAAAAAGAAAAAAATAAAATATTCGATCATGAATTAAAAAAAACTAGAGAATCTTTTTTCTATAAAATCAGAAATATTTTTTTGAAAAAATCAAAAATAGATATCAATGTCATTGATCATATAGAAGAGATATTGTTATCTGCTGATATAGGAACAGAAACTACTATAAAAATTATTAGTAATTTAGAAAAAAGAATTCAAAAAGAAAAGTACAAAAACACGCAAGATATTTATAATATCCTTAAAAAGGAAATAGAAAATATTTTTATAGATATTCAAAACGTTGGTTTAGAAAAAAAAATAACAAAAAATAACAAAAAACCATATGTTATACTGATAGTCGGAGTGAATGGTGTAGGAAAAACAACTACAATTGGAAAATTAGCTTTTCTTCTAAAGAAAAAAGGATTTCATGTTGTCATAGGTGCAGCAGATACATTTAGAGCGGCAGCTATTGATCAACTTGAAATATGGGCAAATAAAGCTGGAGTTCCTTTAATCAAACAACATATGCATGCAGATCCAGCTTCTGTAGCATATGATACTTTACAATCTGCAAAATCCAAAAAAAAAGATGTGGTACTAATTGATACTGCTGGTCGATTACAAAATCGAATCAGTCTTATGGAAGAGCTATCTAAAATCAATAGAGTTATGAAAAAAATAATATCTGAATCTCCTCATGAAACTATACTCATTTTAGATGCAACAACCGGTCAAAATGCTTTTGAACAGGTCCGACAATTCACTTCTTTTGTTCAAATTTCTTCTATCATTTTAACAAAAATAGAAGGAACAGCCAAAGGAGGAGTGGGAATAGGAATTATGGATCAGTTTAAAATTCCTATACAATATTTAGGAATAGGAGAAAAAATACAGGATTTAAAAATATTTGATGGAAAAAAATTTGTAGATTATTTTTTCGAATACAGATCAAACTGA
- the rpmG gene encoding 50S ribosomal protein L33: MGKKGNRIQVILECIEQKKIGIPGCSRYVTTKNKKNTPNRIELKKYNPILRKYTIHKEIK; this comes from the coding sequence ATGGGAAAAAAAGGAAATAGAATACAAGTTATATTAGAATGTATTGAACAAAAAAAAATTGGAATTCCTGGTTGTTCTAGATATGTTACAACAAAAAATAAAAAAAATACTCCAAACAGAATTGAACTAAAAAAATATAACCCAATATTAAGAAAGTATACAATTCATAAAGAAATTAAATAA
- the rpmB gene encoding 50S ribosomal protein L28, translating to MSKICELTGKKAMVGNKVSHANNKKKRRFNINLCKKRFFLIKEKKWITLKVCISTVKLINKIGIEKVLKRFKYKY from the coding sequence ATGTCAAAAATTTGTGAATTGACAGGAAAAAAAGCCATGGTAGGAAATAAAGTATCTCATGCAAATAATAAAAAAAAACGTCGTTTTAACATTAATTTATGTAAAAAACGTTTTTTTTTGATAAAAGAAAAAAAGTGGATTACTCTAAAAGTTTGTATTTCTACTGTAAAACTTATTAATAAAATAGGGATAGAAAAAGTTTTAAAACGTTTTAAATATAAATATTAA
- a CDS encoding YebC/PmpR family DNA-binding transcriptional regulator, which produces MSGHSKWSNIQHRKSNQDFKKSKKFSKIIKEISASVKESGTNSSRFKNAILNAKSVNIPKNTIQKAIKKALQIKTDDYKSLNLEGLIHGISIIIECMTNNSIRTTSNIRTLFNKNKGRLCHNGELTHFFHRMGVFCIKKKDIHYSMDDFELMAIDFGAQDLKKDHSTIYLYTNFEYFGSMKNNFKKLKILHEYKIEHVPKQTKYISVEKKNKVFNLIEKLHMNEDVENIYSNLN; this is translated from the coding sequence ATGTCAGGACATAGCAAATGGTCAAATATACAACATAGAAAATCAAATCAAGATTTCAAAAAATCTAAAAAATTTTCTAAAATTATTAAAGAAATTTCTGCTTCCGTAAAAGAATCAGGCACAAATAGCTCTCGTTTCAAAAATGCAATTTTAAATGCTAAATCAGTCAATATTCCTAAAAATACTATACAAAAAGCAATAAAAAAAGCTTTACAGATCAAAACAGATGATTACAAAAGTTTAAATTTAGAAGGACTAATACACGGAATTAGTATAATTATAGAATGCATGACGAATAACAGTATTAGAACAACTTCTAATATTAGAACACTTTTTAATAAAAATAAAGGAAGATTATGTCATAATGGGGAATTAACTCATTTTTTTCACAGAATGGGTGTTTTTTGTATAAAAAAAAAAGATATTCATTATTCAATGGATGATTTTGAACTTATGGCAATAGATTTCGGAGCCCAAGATTTAAAAAAAGACCATAGCACAATCTATTTGTACACAAATTTTGAATATTTTGGATCTATGAAAAACAATTTCAAAAAGTTAAAAATACTCCATGAATATAAAATAGAACATGTCCCAAAACAGACTAAATATATTTCAGTAGAAAAAAAAAATAAAGTTTTCAATTTAATTGAAAAACTTCATATGAATGAAGATGTAGAAAATATATACTCAAATTTAAATTAA
- a CDS encoding DNA recombination protein RmuC, translating to MYYSFIFFNFFIFFICCIYFFRKLEFFFRKEFKDQQNEIQKLSKYSRIEVVDSLMEMKNSLIQTVKIFQDAIDKKVQFYIDSQDRKLDSVSTSQEKLIKIIEKKLEEIRENVSEKLQTSLNLHLGKSFEIIGNQLFFLQEGLGEMKILAKDVSSLKSTLNHVKICGSFSEMQLSMLLQQILSPEQYASNVVTKSSTNFVVEFAIKLPGLENGNMIWLPIDVKFPKETYEKVQKAYRNGEKKNIETAIKNMESVLKKMSKDIQYKYIDPPYTTDFAILFLPFEGIYAEIVRNSSLLEELLRKYKTVIAGPSTLAAVLNSLQIGFRTLAIQKRSSEVWKILETVKQEFTKFGLLLHQAQDKLQGASKDIDRLLGVRTNLIEKKLRDIENL from the coding sequence ATGTATTATTCATTTATATTTTTTAATTTTTTTATTTTTTTCATATGCTGCATATATTTTTTTAGAAAATTAGAATTTTTTTTTAGAAAGGAATTTAAAGATCAACAGAATGAAATTCAAAAATTATCTAAATATAGTAGAATTGAAGTAGTCGATTCTTTAATGGAAATGAAAAATAGTTTAATACAAACTGTAAAAATTTTTCAGGATGCTATAGATAAAAAAGTTCAGTTTTACATTGATAGTCAAGATAGAAAATTAGATTCTGTCTCCACATCACAGGAAAAATTAATTAAAATTATTGAAAAAAAACTTGAGGAAATAAGAGAAAATGTTAGTGAGAAACTTCAAACTTCTTTAAATCTTCATTTGGGGAAATCATTCGAAATAATTGGAAACCAATTATTCTTTTTACAAGAAGGTTTAGGCGAAATGAAGATCTTAGCAAAAGATGTGAGTTCTTTAAAAAGTACCTTAAATCATGTAAAAATATGTGGAAGTTTTAGCGAAATGCAGCTTTCAATGCTTTTACAACAAATTTTATCTCCAGAACAATACGCTTCTAATGTTGTTACCAAATCTAGTACAAATTTTGTAGTAGAATTTGCAATTAAACTTCCAGGACTTGAAAACGGAAATATGATATGGTTACCTATTGATGTTAAGTTCCCGAAAGAAACTTATGAAAAAGTACAAAAAGCTTATCGTAATGGAGAAAAAAAAAATATAGAAACAGCTATAAAAAATATGGAATCTGTATTAAAAAAAATGTCCAAAGATATTCAATATAAATATATTGATCCTCCATATACTACTGATTTTGCTATTCTTTTTTTACCTTTTGAAGGAATATATGCTGAAATTGTAAGAAATTCTAGCTTGTTAGAGGAATTATTAAGAAAATATAAAACAGTGATAGCAGGCCCGTCTACATTAGCTGCTGTATTAAATAGTTTACAAATTGGTTTCAGAACTTTAGCTATTCAAAAAAGAAGTTCTGAAGTGTGGAAAATTTTAGAAACGGTCAAACAGGAATTCACAAAATTTGGATTATTGCTTCATCAAGCTCAAGATAAATTACAAGGAGCTTCTAAGGATATAGATCGATTATTAGGTGTTAGAACAAATTTGATAGAAAAAAAATTAAGAGATATAGAAAATTTATAA
- the rho gene encoding transcription termination factor Rho, with product MFDITELKSKKLFELQEIARSSGLKKCTQLRKNELLEKIISIFNNNNKNTSASNSKRENPLKKGFKMRKNTESKNSFLENKNINGKKKLISQEHLKISNYKLSEESTKFQKKHQNFSNWKKNDRFEAQNISPETEVGSQKVSSNKYRTPGTEVGSQKVSSNKYRTPEYEFEGIIISEGVLEIMPENYGFLRSSDFNYLSSPDDIYVSQSQIRLFGMKTGDTIRGEVRPPKNGEKYFPLIKILEINGRSPSFVRDRDSFEHLTPLFPNEKFKLAEKNATLSTRIVDLFTPIGKGQRGMIVAPPKTGKTTLLKEIANAIAANHPEVYLIILLIDERPEEVTDMQRNVKGEVIASTFDEPADRHVKVANIVLQKAKRMVECSHDVVILLDSITRLARAYNTVSPASGKVLSGGVDANALHRPKRFFGAARNIENGGSLSIIATAMIDTGSKMDEVIFEEFKGTGNKELQLDRKIANKRIYPAIDLVSSSTRKDNLLLDPNTLQRMWILRKHLSDMNPVEAMEFLRSRISRTQNNEEFLISMNG from the coding sequence ATGTTTGATATAACTGAATTAAAAAGTAAAAAACTTTTTGAATTACAGGAGATTGCTCGGTCATCAGGATTAAAGAAATGTACGCAATTACGAAAAAACGAGCTTTTAGAAAAAATTATTTCCATTTTCAATAATAATAATAAAAATACTTCTGCTTCAAATTCAAAAAGAGAAAATCCTTTAAAAAAAGGATTTAAAATGCGAAAAAACACTGAATCTAAAAATTCATTTTTAGAAAACAAAAACATAAATGGTAAAAAAAAATTGATTTCCCAAGAACATTTAAAAATTTCGAATTATAAACTTTCAGAAGAATCCACGAAATTTCAAAAGAAGCATCAAAATTTTTCTAATTGGAAAAAAAATGATAGATTCGAAGCTCAAAATATATCTCCTGAAACGGAAGTAGGATCACAGAAAGTTTCTTCTAATAAATACCGTACTCCTGGAACGGAAGTAGGATCACAGAAAGTTTCTTCTAATAAATACCGTACTCCTGAATATGAGTTTGAAGGTATAATAATTAGTGAAGGGGTATTGGAAATTATGCCAGAAAATTATGGATTTTTAAGATCTTCTGATTTTAATTATTTATCATCTCCAGATGACATTTATGTTTCTCAATCTCAAATTAGGCTTTTTGGAATGAAAACAGGAGATACAATAAGGGGAGAAGTACGTCCACCTAAAAATGGTGAAAAATATTTTCCATTAATTAAAATTCTTGAAATTAATGGAAGATCTCCTTCTTTTGTTAGGGACAGAGATTCTTTTGAACATTTAACTCCATTATTCCCAAACGAAAAATTTAAATTAGCTGAAAAAAATGCAACTCTTTCTACAAGAATTGTAGATCTTTTTACTCCTATAGGAAAAGGACAAAGAGGAATGATCGTCGCTCCCCCTAAAACAGGTAAAACTACTTTATTAAAAGAAATAGCTAATGCTATTGCGGCGAATCATCCTGAAGTATATTTGATTATATTATTGATTGATGAACGTCCGGAAGAAGTTACAGATATGCAGAGAAATGTGAAAGGAGAAGTTATTGCATCTACTTTTGATGAACCTGCAGATCGACATGTTAAAGTCGCTAACATTGTTTTGCAAAAAGCAAAAAGAATGGTAGAATGCTCACATGACGTAGTCATATTGTTAGATTCTATTACGCGCTTAGCACGTGCTTATAACACTGTTTCTCCTGCATCTGGAAAGGTATTATCAGGAGGAGTAGATGCGAACGCATTACACAGACCCAAGAGATTTTTTGGAGCGGCTAGAAACATAGAAAATGGTGGATCTTTATCTATAATTGCCACAGCGATGATTGATACAGGATCAAAAATGGATGAAGTAATTTTTGAAGAATTTAAAGGAACAGGAAATAAAGAACTTCAATTAGATAGAAAAATAGCTAATAAACGAATTTATCCAGCTATTGATCTTGTTTCATCTAGTACAAGAAAAGATAATCTTTTACTTGATCCAAACACATTACAAAGAATGTGGATTTTGAGAAAACATCTTTCCGATATGAATCCAGTGGAAGCGATGGAATTTTTAAGATCTAGAATATCTAGAACTCAAAATAATGAAGAGTTTTTAATATCTATGAATGGATGA
- a CDS encoding DUF4293 family protein — protein sequence MLYRIQTLYLLISIFIYSFFIYFLCFLNKKIISFFYFHLYLKKTILIFIIICLFLSILSFFLFKKKKLQIFFNEINILTNIIHVIILFFSCYQLNMNIYILIMFIFFILLCICILYITNKAIKKDIELIDSINRIR from the coding sequence ATGTTATATAGGATACAAACATTGTATTTACTTATTTCTATTTTTATTTATTCTTTTTTCATATACTTTTTATGTTTTTTAAATAAAAAAATAATTAGTTTTTTTTATTTTCATTTGTATTTAAAAAAAACAATTTTAATTTTTATAATTATATGTCTATTTCTATCTATTTTAAGTTTTTTTCTTTTTAAAAAGAAAAAATTGCAAATATTTTTCAACGAAATTAATATACTTACTAATATTATTCATGTAATAATCCTTTTTTTTTCATGTTATCAATTGAATATGAATATATACATATTAATCATGTTTATTTTTTTTATATTATTATGTATATGTATTTTATATATAACGAACAAAGCTATAAAAAAAGATATCGAATTAATCGATTCTATAAATCGAATACGATAA
- the prfA gene encoding peptide chain release factor 1: MKKTSFIQKLEVYKKEFHEISKSIIQPNIISDQKKYKILLKKYKVLEKIVSLYEEYNKKLTLLKEINFILENDSDTEMKELATTEKYKILENLSSLEKESYDLLFYSREKDATEEEDHRNAAIVELRSGTGGNEACLFVEDILRMYTMYFKKSGWKYKIIHAQKGGIKGFKEIILDVNGEEGVYGNLKFESGVHRVQRIPRTESQGRVHTSAITVAVLPKVKDIEVDINLSDIKKDTFRSSGSGGQHVNKTESAVRLTHIPSKITVECQEERSQHKNFEKAISVLRSRIYQIEKEKRLKKISIKRKSLISTGDRSVKIRTYNYPKNRVTDHRIHKSIYDLAGFMNGNIQEMINLLKLFEKK, from the coding sequence ATGAAAAAAACTTCATTTATTCAAAAGTTAGAAGTTTATAAAAAGGAATTTCATGAAATTTCAAAATCAATTATACAACCTAATATTATATCTGATCAAAAAAAGTACAAAATATTATTAAAGAAATACAAAGTTTTAGAAAAAATAGTCTCTCTTTATGAAGAATACAATAAAAAGTTGACTCTTCTTAAAGAAATAAATTTTATTTTAGAAAACGATTCTGATACGGAAATGAAAGAATTAGCTACAACAGAAAAATACAAAATTTTAGAAAATTTATCTTCTCTTGAAAAAGAATCCTATGACCTACTCTTTTATTCAAGAGAAAAGGATGCAACAGAAGAAGAAGATCATAGAAACGCTGCTATCGTGGAATTACGTTCTGGAACAGGAGGAAATGAAGCATGTCTTTTTGTTGAAGATATATTAAGAATGTATACTATGTATTTTAAAAAATCAGGTTGGAAATATAAAATCATACATGCTCAAAAAGGAGGAATAAAAGGATTCAAAGAAATTATTTTAGATGTAAATGGTGAAGAAGGAGTTTATGGAAATTTAAAGTTTGAGTCTGGAGTACATAGAGTGCAAAGAATTCCAAGAACAGAATCTCAAGGAAGAGTTCACACTTCTGCTATTACCGTAGCGGTTCTCCCTAAAGTAAAAGATATAGAAGTAGATATTAATTTATCTGATATAAAAAAAGATACTTTTAGATCTAGTGGATCTGGAGGACAACATGTAAATAAAACAGAATCTGCTGTACGATTAACACATATTCCAAGTAAAATTACAGTAGAATGTCAAGAAGAACGTTCTCAACATAAAAACTTTGAAAAAGCTATAAGTGTTTTAAGATCAAGAATTTATCAAATTGAAAAAGAAAAAAGACTAAAAAAAATATCTATAAAAAGAAAATCCCTGATTTCTACAGGGGATCGTTCCGTAAAAATTCGTACCTACAATTATCCTAAAAATAGAGTAACGGATCATAGAATTCATAAATCCATTTATGATCTTGCAGGATTTATGAATGGAAACATTCAAGAAATGATTAATTTATTAAAATTGTTTGAAAAAAAATAA
- the accC gene encoding acetyl-CoA carboxylase biotin carboxylase subunit — MFKKILIANRGEIALRIIRTAKEMGIKTVAVYSTADKHSLHVYFADEAVCIGPPHSYQSYLNIPNLISAAEITNADAIHPGYGFLSENAYFSSMCHKHDIKFIGAKPSHMIQMGNKISAKKTMKKIGISCLPGSDCFFESSYKDIEKIADKIGYPIIIKAVSGGGGKGIRSVLDKNHLKNSWEEAKKEAWSCFGKKEMYIEKLILNPRHIEIQILGDKYGEACHLSERDCSIQRRNQKLVEEAPSPFLTTHLRKKMGEEAVKVAEHLYYEGVGTIEFLVDRNKNFYFMEMNPRIQVEHTITEEITGLDLIQEQIFLAYGKKLSIKKNYYPKMYSIECRINAEEPHHNFRPVPGKITQMHLPGGKGVRIDTHIYAGYFVPHYYDPMIAKIITTAKSRRETIEKMRRSLDEFVIEGIHTTLPFHRKLMQNNDFLKGDYNTNFLDNLNSDFFL; from the coding sequence ATGTTTAAAAAAATATTAATAGCTAATCGTGGAGAAATTGCTTTACGAATAATACGAACAGCTAAAGAAATGGGGATTAAAACTGTAGCTGTTTATTCTACAGCAGATAAACATAGTCTTCATGTTTATTTTGCAGATGAAGCTGTGTGTATTGGGCCTCCACATTCATATCAATCTTATTTAAATATACCAAATTTGATTTCTGCAGCAGAAATTACAAATGCAGATGCCATTCATCCTGGATATGGATTTTTGTCTGAAAATGCATATTTTTCTTCTATGTGCCATAAACATGATATAAAATTCATTGGGGCTAAACCTAGTCATATGATTCAAATGGGGAATAAAATTTCAGCTAAAAAAACTATGAAAAAAATTGGAATTTCTTGTTTACCTGGATCTGATTGTTTTTTTGAATCCTCTTATAAAGATATTGAGAAAATTGCAGATAAGATAGGATATCCGATTATTATAAAAGCTGTTTCTGGAGGTGGAGGTAAAGGAATCCGATCTGTTTTGGATAAAAATCATTTAAAAAATTCTTGGGAAGAAGCTAAAAAAGAGGCTTGGTCTTGTTTTGGAAAAAAAGAGATGTATATAGAAAAATTAATTTTAAATCCAAGACACATAGAAATACAAATTCTAGGAGATAAATATGGAGAAGCATGTCATTTATCAGAAAGAGATTGTTCCATTCAAAGAAGAAACCAAAAATTGGTAGAAGAAGCCCCCTCTCCATTTTTAACTACACATCTTAGAAAAAAAATGGGAGAAGAAGCCGTAAAAGTGGCTGAACACCTTTATTATGAAGGAGTAGGAACTATAGAATTTTTGGTAGATAGAAATAAGAATTTTTATTTTATGGAAATGAATCCGAGAATACAAGTGGAACATACTATAACCGAAGAAATAACAGGTTTAGATTTAATTCAAGAACAAATATTTTTAGCTTATGGTAAAAAACTTTCTATAAAAAAAAATTATTATCCAAAAATGTATTCAATAGAATGTAGAATTAATGCAGAAGAACCGCATCACAATTTTCGTCCTGTTCCTGGAAAAATAACTCAAATGCATTTACCTGGAGGAAAAGGCGTACGGATTGACACACATATTTATGCAGGATACTTTGTCCCACATTATTATGATCCTATGATTGCTAAAATTATTACTACGGCAAAAAGTAGAAGAGAAACCATTGAAAAAATGCGTCGTTCTTTAGATGAATTTGTTATAGAAGGAATACATACAACTCTTCCTTTTCACAGAAAACTTATGCAAAATAATGATTTTTTAAAAGGGGATTATAATACAAATTTTTTAGATAATCTAAATTCCGATTTTTTTTTATAA
- the accB gene encoding acetyl-CoA carboxylase biotin carboxyl carrier protein: protein MDLKKIKSLIQFISASNIDEIRIKIGNTEIYMKNRTIIKNDKRSWSPTYPTKISSSSSSSISDFSDRFYKIEKENKNEYLTIKSPMIGTFYIKPHPDQDPFVKIGDKIKIGTKVCVIEAMKLFNDIESEVNGKLVKVLVEDASPVDYEQPLFLIDPNF from the coding sequence ATGGATTTAAAAAAAATCAAATCCCTGATTCAATTTATTTCGGCTTCAAATATTGATGAAATAAGGATTAAAATAGGAAATACTGAAATATATATGAAAAATAGAACAATAATAAAAAATGATAAACGTTCATGGAGTCCTACTTATCCTACTAAAATATCTTCATCATCATCTTCTTCTATATCTGATTTTTCTGATAGATTTTATAAAATAGAAAAAGAAAATAAAAATGAATATTTAACCATAAAATCTCCTATGATAGGAACATTTTACATAAAGCCTCATCCAGATCAAGACCCTTTTGTAAAAATAGGAGATAAAATAAAAATAGGAACAAAAGTTTGTGTAATAGAAGCCATGAAACTGTTTAATGATATTGAATCAGAAGTAAATGGAAAATTGGTTAAAGTTTTAGTGGAAGATGCTTCTCCTGTTGATTATGAACAGCCTTTATTTCTTATAGATCCGAATTTTTAA
- the rpmF gene encoding 50S ribosomal protein L32 has translation MAHPKRRQSKSRRNKRRSHFKIKEPLLAKCVVTNQKHLYHHAHWHENNLYYRGKIVYSKKNKKESL, from the coding sequence ATGGCTCATCCTAAAAGAAGACAATCTAAATCTAGAAGAAATAAAAGAAGAAGTCATTTTAAAATAAAAGAACCTTTATTAGCAAAATGTGTTGTGACCAATCAAAAACATTTATATCATCATGCGCATTGGCATGAAAACAACCTTTATTATAGAGGTAAGATTGTATATAGTAAAAAAAATAAAAAAGAATCCTTATAA
- the proS gene encoding proline--tRNA ligase translates to MSQLTKRSEDYSKWYNEIVVKSGLAEFSGVRGFMIIKPYGYSLWDRMKTILDKMLQFTGHQNVYFPLLIPKSTFTKQEEHTEIFSEGCAVVTHSRLIKTNQDQEKLIVDPESKLQEELVIRPTSESIIWKTYKRWIQSYRDLPILFNQWGNALRWEMRTRLFLRTTEFLWQEGHTAHSTKKEAIEEAIKILNIYTDFSEKFMAIPVLRGIKPYMDKFYGSEKTYCIEALMQDGKALQIGTSHFLGQNFSKAFDVKFTNFNGKKEYVWATSWGVSTRLIGGLIMSHSDDKGLILPPKIAPIQIIIIPIYYKENDIIINEISENILNILKKEKIRVKYDNRIGFTPGWKFHEYEMKGVPIRISIGKNEIQNEKVEIFRRDTYEKTYIPWKDLKNSIQKLLDEIQKNIYKKALHRTQKLIKKSDQYNDFKNQINHSGGFIFAHWDGTKNTGKKIQEETEATIRCIPMSNEKEKGKCIYSGNPSMQRVVFSKSY, encoded by the coding sequence ATGAGTCAATTAACTAAACGTAGTGAAGATTACTCAAAATGGTACAATGAAATTGTTGTTAAATCCGGGTTAGCAGAATTTTCTGGAGTGCGTGGTTTTATGATTATAAAACCATATGGATATTCTTTATGGGATAGAATGAAAACAATACTAGATAAAATGTTACAATTTACTGGACATCAGAATGTTTATTTTCCTTTACTTATTCCAAAATCTACTTTTACAAAACAAGAAGAGCATACTGAAATTTTTTCTGAAGGATGTGCTGTCGTTACACATTCTAGATTAATAAAAACAAATCAAGATCAAGAAAAACTAATCGTTGATCCTGAATCTAAGTTACAAGAAGAACTAGTAATTAGACCTACCTCAGAAAGTATTATATGGAAAACTTACAAACGGTGGATTCAATCTTATAGAGATTTACCTATTTTATTTAATCAGTGGGGAAATGCACTAAGATGGGAAATGCGAACTCGTTTATTTCTTAGAACTACTGAATTCTTATGGCAAGAAGGGCATACGGCTCATTCTACAAAAAAAGAAGCAATAGAAGAAGCCATAAAAATATTAAATATTTATACAGATTTTTCAGAAAAATTTATGGCTATTCCTGTATTGCGAGGAATCAAACCATATATGGATAAATTTTATGGTTCAGAAAAAACATATTGCATCGAAGCACTCATGCAAGATGGAAAAGCTTTACAAATTGGTACTTCACATTTTTTAGGACAAAATTTTTCGAAAGCTTTTGATGTTAAATTTACTAATTTTAACGGAAAAAAAGAATATGTATGGGCAACTTCTTGGGGAGTATCTACCAGATTAATAGGAGGATTAATTATGTCGCATTCTGATGATAAAGGATTAATTTTACCTCCAAAAATAGCTCCTATACAAATTATTATTATTCCTATTTATTATAAAGAAAATGATATAATAATTAACGAAATATCGGAAAATATTTTAAATATTCTAAAAAAAGAAAAAATAAGAGTAAAATATGATAATAGAATAGGATTTACTCCTGGATGGAAATTTCATGAATATGAAATGAAAGGAGTCCCCATACGAATTAGCATAGGAAAAAATGAAATACAAAATGAAAAAGTAGAAATCTTTAGAAGAGACACATATGAGAAAACATATATACCTTGGAAAGATTTAAAAAATTCAATACAAAAATTACTAGATGAAATACAAAAAAATATTTATAAAAAAGCTCTTCACAGAACTCAAAAATTAATCAAAAAATCAGATCAATACAATGATTTTAAGAATCAAATAAATCATTCAGGGGGGTTCATTTTTGCTCATTGGGATGGAACTAAAAATACAGGTAAAAAAATTCAAGAAGAAACAGAAGCAACTATACGTTGTATTCCTATGTCTAATGAAAAAGAAAAAGGAAAATGTATTTATTCTGGAAACCCTTCTATGCAAAGAGTGGTTTTTTCTAAATCCTATTGA